In Erigeron canadensis isolate Cc75 chromosome 8, C_canadensis_v1, whole genome shotgun sequence, the DNA window TGGTAAATAGGTTGTTTCCTAATTAGTCagtttttgatattttcattaaatagtTGCTACTTAGAATCTAGGACTCTAGGAGTAAACAATTGATAACTAGGATAATGGCGTTGATAGGTGCTGATGATAGTGGTCTAATTAAAAGTGTAGACAAGTGtgtacataatttttttataaatgtggTTTATGTTTACATGATTTTTTAGTTTCTCCGTGCTTATGAAGGTAACGGTCTTGTCTACGTTTATAAGTGTGGACAATTTGATAACATTTTTAATGCATGTACAAAGAAGggtttgaaatcatatatatgtCTGTTTCCTGTAACGGGTGCATTAATAATGTATTTCCTTATAATAAAGTCTAGTCTGCAAAAAAATGTAGTACTGCATTACTAATAACCTGTTTAGTTTTTGTAACAACCCGAGCATTAATCCAGCACGTCTTGCCAgtcatttttgactttttgtcgCCTAACCTAAGTAGGACAAATATGATTTTGAAGCTTGGATCTGCCACATTTTTGAGTGTTTGGGTAGAACAGTAGAAGTGCTGATGTGGTAATGGTTCtgatttttaattagttacatATATCTAAATAAATGGCTTTGGAGAAACATTTAACTAGTTAGTTGCTGtataataatgattattcagatatatataaaaaatttgatcAAGGAAAAATAACTGAAGATAACATTGTTTTTGGCCAGTCTTTCTACTTGTATGccttttattaaattgaatctCACTGGTGAACTTCATGTCAACCCATTTTTGAGTTTAGACAGTATGAGTGAAAGACTATGGCTCGAAGCTAGATGTCTGGTGCTTTTCCGTAGTTCTCCTTACAAGATTAGAAGCATTCGATTTTAGATTCGTAATGAGGACTCCTGGTGTGTACTTATAGGCCAACATATATGAAGATTAGTTCGATTCAAAATAAATGGTTTGAAGAAACATTTATGTAGTCAgaatatttgattttgagtgTTTGGGTGAAAATCGTGTTACTTCTGATTTTTTTGATtagtttgatttaaaacaaatgGGTTGAAGAAACATATATGTAGTTGCTATATAAGTAAATTATCAACATAATTTGTGACATTTtgtttcaaaaagaaaagaaaagaataattgTGAAATTTTCTACTTATCTCTTGCTTTAATAAACTGATTACTTCAAATGGACATTTGATCATTTGTAACGTTTTAACTATTCTCTTACGTGTATGCAGCTATGACTACTCTGGCTATGGGCAATCAACCGGAAAGGTTTGTTGTGTATATTATCATATCCTTGTTATGCTTTATAAACATATCTATGATCATTAAGAACAACTATAAATCCTAGTAAAGTGACAATCATCCTTTCTTTTGCTCTTCTCTCTTTCCCTCCACAACGCAGCCATCTGAGTGTAATACATACGCAGACGTTGATGCGGTATATAAATGCCTCAGGGAGAAATATGGTGTTAAAGACGACCAACTAATCGTATATGGTCAATCTGTTGGTAGTGGACCCACCATCGATCTTGCCTCACGTGTACCCGACTTAAGGGGTGTGGTTCTACATAGTCCCATCCTCTCAGGCCTGAGGGTGTTGTATCCTGTCAAACGAACCTATTGGTTTGATATATACAAGGTTGTAATCAAATGCATACCGTGAGAACCTTTTGTgatgtaaatataatattaagCCTTTTATCTGCTTTCATTTGTTTCAGAATATTGAGAAGATCAGTTTAGTGACTTGCCCTGTTCTTGTCATCCACGTAAGATGAATCATTGCGGTTTTTAGATTATACAAAGTAAACCTGAAACTCGTGTCTTAATGGTGAAGTGTCCGTGTCTGTATACAGGGAACATCAGATGAGGTGGTTGATCATTCTCATGGGAAACAGCTATGGGAGCTTTGCAAAAACAAGTATGAACCATTGTGGCTAACTGGTGGCGGCCATTGCAACCTTGAATTTTATCCCGAGTTCATCCGACAcattaaaaagtttgttttgTCGCTTGGAAAGTCAAAAGGAACCTCCACCAGCTCAAAAACCTCAACAGCAGATGTTGAGAACCAGAAGAAAGCATCTGAAAGTGGCACAACGGCCACTGTAGACACGTTTGAGTTGCGGCCTGACCTTCCAGAAGTTTCTAGGAATAGTTTAGATAGTAGGCTTGAGAAGTCAAAGAAGCCAAACAAGCCTGAGAAGTCTCGAATGAGTGTTGACATATTTAGAAGACGAAAGGGGTTGGTCTGGTGATATTTGTGGAGCAAGTTTCGTGTGGATTGTATCATGATGCTAATACACTTTTTAAGGTAACTTTTTACATAATCATCTCGCCCTTTTAATGGCGTTTGGTAATGATTTGTTATGAAAGTGAGTTGTGTCCCTGTTAGTATTAATGTGGTTCTCGAAATCATTTGTATGTCAGCGGACATTAATGACAAGGTGTCTtggttttatttatcttttcttttagtATTCCTTTTTCACATGTAAAATGAAGCATTATAAATGAATATGAATTGTGTTGAAGTTCCTCCGGTCCTGCTTTTTGGTTCGCGTAATGAGTTACTTCAATGATACTTCTGACGTTATATTCAGTTCTTTCCTCGGCGTACAGGAATCACCTAGAACATCTGTCTACCAATTGTGTTAGTATGTCATCCTGGTCCTCTTAAGGCGAAATCTTTATAATGATATCCCAAAATCTGTAACCCTTTCCTTAATTGCCTCTAATGTTACTCAGTCGGTCCCAAGCTAGACTAGATCGGGGCCATATATAACACGGCTTTGATGTGAATATTCAGGATTATAAAGGGACAACCAGAACCGGCTGGAGATTTCAACTTGGTCCGGGCCATGTTTGGGTATAAAAACCTTGTGTACTTAAAAGTTACGAGAGATAGTGCCCGcatgttgcggcggtgagatggtggggtgataggtcaagtcatagagatggttaagatttgaggagagaaaaaaaaatgagttgttgagatttaaggttattataggtttattaggtaaacatgtttaaattagtgaataaagagtatgggtattttgggtagttcaaatcatgttctaaaaaaaaaaaagggtaaaatgttttataagatagtgtTAGAAGTATTAGATAACTGATATGTACAATAGTTTATTGCAGCTATGATTATTACACACAAACACAAGGAAGATAAGTTGAATTGAACCCAAATCAACCATAGCCCATCATTTACATAAATACCACCATACAGTCCTTAACAAGGTCTTGCTACCATCATGAATTACATTTGTTTGGTCTCGTATTCAGCTGGATGACGAAGTGTACCAAAAGCCCAATCCATCCAGACAGTATAATGCCCATAGTTATGGTGATAAGTTGTGTGATGGATAGTGTGGTAAGCTGCACCCATCACTGGCCAAACCTTGCCATCTACACAATCATGAACGTTTGCAGCCCATATTGCTTCAATAAACAACAACGCTATGTGCGATGTGAAATGCATCGGGACTAGGAATAATGAGATCACGTGCGGTAGCCCTTGCAATATCCCATCCAAAGGATGCAATGCCAATCCTGATTAAAAAACATACACATTGTAAATATCATTTTACTTAGGGCTGGTAAAAAGATTTCATATAAGGGTTAGATATACCAACCCAATTATCTATTGGGTCAAGTAATTACTCGAACCAATATTTCTCAACCAAATTATCTAATCAGGTCGGGTAATTACTCAAACCAATATTCGGGAAGAGACTCACCTCCAAAAGGTGAAAGTGTGTTCTGATTATTGTAGATATGATGAGTTGCGTGAATGTATTTGTACAAAGGTTTAATGTCATGTAACTCTCGGTGTATCCAGTAATTCCCGAATTCAACAACTACAAGATAGACACTCAAGTTTACGGCATAGGAGAGCCAGCCAACGTCACTTATTCGTGAAAAACATCTTGTCCAACCGTTTTCAATCATGTACTCCGAGACCGTGGGAAGAGCAACATAAATAGGCATAGCCTTCATTACAACATAAATCTGTAGTAGCATTGCTTTTCTTGAAGGGATAGCATCTGGAAAATTAATACACATTTCATCAAAACACAAACACTTGTGTATCTTTAAATATCACAAGAAACAAGTAGTACAATTAAACAtagtaaatatttaaaaaaagattacctttttaacacatattttaaaattttgtacatataatatttgtaatctatataatctatataaacaaactaccccctaaaatttaacactctacctttaaaatctttaattactcttttaatctatactaccatcAAAACTTTATCCCTAAAattccaaaattacccttaaaaaaaaccttacgcgtGTCCCTTCTCTTCCCTGAatttgctcacatagtataccaaaaacacacacatgcgttactgaatttaataattgATCAACATAATTAAGCTCATCCctaaaattccaaaaatacccttaaaaaaacctTACGCATGTCCCTTTTCTTccctgaagttgctcacatagtataccaaaaaaacacacatgcgttactgaatttaaAAATTGATCAACATAATTACGCTCACTATAAAACAACAACGGCAGTTTGCACTTTCTACCGgattaagaaacacttgagttgaatcattCATTCATGTAATAATACGGTACCGCTACTTAACCAGTGTTTTATTCTTATGccccgccgcattgcacgggtacaaggctagtaaCTTGTACATAAATAGGTGAtacgaaaaaaaaatattctctTTGTCCCATTAGAAGgattctattttaatttttcatagtCTTTATTCTTcggttttattttaaatatttttgtttgtgttatatgatacttaagttatatgaattgattgagtattaaaatatattttcattggttataattttcattaaatagtatataacacaaaaaaatatttaaggttaaagtttaaatacaaaaactttgaatattcaagGTTAACATTTCTAGTGTGACGGAGAGGGGTAGTAACTATCGCCCGTTAGCCTTGACGGAACCACACTGCCGATTATTAGGGTGAGGCGTATGTACTTGTAATAGAGTCACATTAGGGGCATGTAATAATACGAAAACAAGGGgggtgaaaaataaaaaaatggcaAACTCGAAGGGGGTATTTGGAAAGAGGGAATTgtataaaatgaaatgtaataaataatgaaaatagtgagaaaAAGAATAagtatttgaaaagagaataaattttgttatttggtACCAACAGATAacgaatataaataaataaagagttttaaataacaataaagtaaatacatataacatcatcaaaacgttttttgtttttttttttcattttcactcATTCTGTATAATTTACAGAAAATGGAGAGAATGAAAATGATTCCAACTTTTTCATTCACATTCTTATTCTCCATTGTAAACAAATAAGGAAGTTTTTCCCATTTATTCCGTCCTACCAAATACGAGCATGTGATGAAATTAACTCTATctctaatatatattaaaatagaaaCTTTAAATAGCAATATGAAGTAATCTCTACCCTCCATTAAATTCCATCTTTAATCTCCATTCTTAGATCAAATTGCTTACATCAtctttgattaaattttttaaaaagatgatattAATCCTTCAACTTTAGATAATTTTCTTAAACTAAAAACAATAAGAATTACAGATATTTATCTATCTTTTTGTTtatctaatttttaaaaaataataatatccaTCTTTTGTAATCCTATTGCGTTATTGGGCCAATCACAATTTTTCATTCATGtaaatctttaaatatatatatatatatatatataaaagagaaaccttagtTCATAATTGGAGAAGTTTGGAGCCTTAGatgaatttcaattttttattaaagccattagatcaaataatgatgtcatataacttatttaactttttatatttaattttattttaatataattaaattattattatttttttatataagtttatagACATTAATAACTAATGTtgttaatgatataattatggaaactaatatttttatattttacatcatttttatctttaaaactaatttaaaattttttagaataaaattttattttctaatttaatatgtttttatcaaGTCATAAATTTGTATAgggtttttattatataacgaataacaaggttttttttataagatttttatcatataacgtttttattaaatcaatgttttaaaaaccggatCGAATGTCAAACCggcctttttaataaaaaaaactaaaaaacaaatatggagtctatagtaagctttcataattatatatcaaaaaaataattgtatgaaaattgcaatgatattatacatagttttaagttaaattaacacaacatgcgatatatagattgattattaaattgcttagtaattttagtgtataactaaattattcgagcaaaaTGTTAAAGCACATGTACCATGACATTACAGACATATCCGAATGAATGAAAGACATATaaagaaacgaaaaccttacttagcgagacctctaataaatgatgtatatatttttcaacTGTGTTGTCACTGTTAACTGAAATCTAAACGACCACTAatgtaattttatgttttttaatggttaaattcTTACcaggttaaatatttgtcaacttatgatattataaaaatttaacatgtcatatTTCCCgcgcattacgcgggtaataatctagttagAACAGTATTTATGTAAAGGATAATTACTTGGTTAGACAAATTAAAGGGACTAGTTCTTACTATGGactacttttttaaaaatatccaATTTGGACGATTGTTCTGTGGGCAACAGTGAAAAATAACAAGGATTTAGTATAACCAATAACAATATAACATCTGACACTTTTATTTAGTCTTTCATCTTCCCTTACATCCCTcctttctttcatcttttcccCCAAATGCGACTTATGTTTGAGTGTGTGTGGTGGTTTCGATCGAATAAACAACAGTTGCATCTTAATAATAAGAAGAGAAAAGATACTTGGACGGTTTCTAATACGAAAAGGATGTTGGTTGGAGCAAGTGCTCGTGCTCTGTTTTATTCAACCGTACTTTTGTATTATGTTGTGAGAAAATCTAATTTTGGTGGAGGGATCGGGCTGAACAAATACAATTTAGTTTTGAATTGTTATGTTGTGTATGACTCATATATGATTATAGATCGTTTATCTTGTATTGTATAGTttgttatctttatatatattgatgatgattgtttgttgccttgaaaattcaaaaaggtGTTGCCAATGGTTGTTTGTGTTTTCTTGGTATTAACATAACAATCATACTTTTCACCTTATGTAGTTCTGGTATCTTTGACAATTTCGGAAGGGGTTGGCCGGTTGGGTGGGTTTTTGCCGGGAAGATTATTTAGTCCAATAGAATGTTTTAGTGAGGGATGTAACTATGAAGgatggaagaaaaaaagaaggatGACAGATGTTGTACTGTTATTGGCTTTATTTAATCCGTGATGATTTCAATTGTTACCCAAGTAAAATTTTCCAAATTGAGTATTTTTATAAAAgggttaattgattaaaaaatacCTCAATTTaccactttttattttattggggTTCATTCAAAAAAGTGTTCTATGTTAAGGATAAAAACCGACAAAAACAATTATGTTGGGTTTTTACTGGCTAACAGATGACGTGGAGCCGGCTTTATAGTGATTGTAGCCCTATTGGCATCCAAGTGtgcatatataataaaaggggGAAggaaatatgaggctgttagacatttaagttgggtgaaaaacctctcacataccttgttttaaaccataaaaatcatgggggggggcaaacatttattcaaaatattaaaatattggtatgtgaggggtttttcacccaatttGGATGCATAACagtctcatactcactttttaagaacactcatataaattttataatttatcgatgtacggtttttgagataaaatattttgaatgaattagatgaataaaatgatttatgaatgagagaaaaaaaatgagtggttgagactTAAGAAGAGAGAAAGGATGTTATAGTtgttttaagtaaatatagaatCGATCAGAGAGGTATTTTggggaagtaaatgttgaaacttaaaatttagacaagggttatttgctttataatatagtatatagatatactagtgttcaggcccGTTCAATgaattaggggtgccaagtgtacctccaacccctcttttagttatattaagaTTGTTTTAAGATATCAATTCACATCaaactatttaaatttttaacgtGGTTAAATTGCGATAACTATCATCACGTGTACttgaaaataaaatcatattcaTTAGGTTTTATAAAGAGAAAGTTGGactatcttttatatatattaaaaatgaaactttaattaaaaaatgaagtAATTTGCATCCCTTATTAAATTTCTTCCTTTACCCTTAGATcaatacatattattaattaatattgtattaaacatatcaaaattaatatgtTTAACTTTTTGGATAcccttttgattcacatcattatctatcttttttttctttaattttattttaatttcatatttgattttattataaattttcttatagattaatattattaaaaaagaaaatacactttttgttttcaaataatGACTGTTTCAAAGAACTATGTCATCAATACATATtccttataatttttttaatacttgaatTTCTAATAAGTATTAGCAATTATATTTACGCTTAATTTGTGTCAAGTAAGATTATGATCCATCTTccattatattttagttttcgtatttgattttcttacaaataaataataaaataagtttGTATTGGATTATGGTTTAATTTAACCTTATATTATGAAGTATAACTATACACTTGATGACATATGATCAAGGTTAAAATATATGATTGTTATTACTTATAGTAAATCATTTGAATGAGTTCAAAGAAGGTTTTTtcaccaatgttttaaataccggtattttaCACATACTGGAATACCATCCGGTACCCGGTATTCCCGGTATTGTGtaaaataccggccggtattccTTCAAACATGAAATATACCCCTGACCCAACTTTAGATACGCCCAAACTACACACACCACCAGTCCAAGACCAGATAGTTCATGGTTGGGCCTCGAACAtaatggaagaagaagaaaacaaacGTAACACTTCACAAGTTCACAGTCCAGCTGTTCTgtttatcttcatcatctttttctttcttcccctttttccattttaattttaatttcaatccTCTAAACTTTCGTACTTCCCAAGCCCtattaaatatctatatctattcatatataaaagtagGACAGCACCGCTATCTATTCTTTACCTGTTTCTCTTTCTTCTACCCCTGAAACGCGTTATTCAACTCCGGGACGACGACTCCGATTAACCAGAACGTCGACTAACTTTTGTCTTGGAACGCGATTTACTAGATTAATACGTCAAATCAAGTATGCTTATCTCACGatcctttttaatttattttttatttttttataaaaaagatgcATACCGCCGGTATTATGTTACAGGTATCACCAGTATTTcgtaaataccggccggtatctTCGTAGGGCGGTATAATCAAAATATCATGTGTAAAATACCGGGGTACCACCCGGTATCCGATATTCCGGGTAATACCGGCCAGTACGTACCGGTATTcaaaacttaatcacggttcagattctcgttagattcactttacctaagtagtagtgctgtcgctagactcacaataccctttaaaacaaattctcgctagattaattgttttaagtattatgacctaaaatttgtgttactaattcatcttttaattacccagctcttaagccatgaccagatataattccctctggtgaccacagtgctcgtttccaagtcaaaggatcgcgtctggtattgttaagcttcatgttcaattcaccctagttactatggttctagatccctcggttacaagtgaatcactttttacttctagttatagaccgactagttgttttctgtcctagcatattagtcctagtacatgatcatagacaatcatcagaattaaactaatatgttcagatataaaaccaatagcaacatgaattactaataaacatggatctacgataaacagtaaagcacactccaacagaatctaaacaaacacagtaaaacaataagcgtctacatgatcacattgatccaaacaagtattcagcctactagcctaacattattaaaggaataacaaagtctgagaatataaaagacatagttcaaaggcaaagagtaaataaagatgaaagatctagaccaagagtgaagatcggaaggtgtttagatgctccaaaaccttcttggaatctgcaatttcgatctagggttattcctgggcggctagggccgctgaatcggctctctcttagggttttgagggttagttcgacttaaataagtgtttaagtcggttactgatctgggccgactagcggcgctggtgggcctgccagcggcgctggctaatgggctagcggcgctggtgatacTTCGAGCGGCCGCTAGTGAAGCTTCGAGCGGCGCTTGTGGTTTGGAGAGCGTTCGCTGGTGAGCACCAGCGGTGCTGGGTATgtgtccagcggcgctggtagctgctgtcttgcacttgagtcttcgtttggctcccgaaccacttccttgtgtcttgtaacttcataggcttccttcttgagtcagttgatgtcatttaccctctctcgcatcttccgggaacctgcacaaacatatcattcattaagtatcgatagttccggaatattaactcatttaagcatagaaatgaagcctttctttaggggtttttatcacaaaatggacgctcatcatatacccccacacttaagcttttgcTTATCCTCAAGCAAAATTGTCCCAGAAAAATAAATCAATTGATGAGTGGACATTTTAAGTGTAAAAGTGATCTACTATATCGAATTCATTCAAAGGatagtcatgcaaaatgatttgagaaagctttagacaaaatcagtaagctatagctagaggctaataatcagtcaatcaaaactaaagctaactttttatttgtgttaatacctctaaaatagttctatacttccacatgtctcacagctcaatcttactaccttttgcagactagttaagcacttaattcaagtttgtttagcaatcagaactactagctactagcaaggcgTTTATATTTCAAAAGTGTGTGTACTcgtgagtcactacttagatatactcctaCACTACAGTCATGTTTGCTAGCTAGATACAAAAgcagtcatacaatattatcatctttaatagttgagacagcggtgacaggtcggtgattcctcactcgcaaagcgacataactcaactaaaagttctACATCAAGaaagcggtgacaggtcggtgattcctcactcgcaaagcgacataactcaactaaaagttctACATCAAGaaagcggtgacaggtcggtggttccccacgcgcagagcgacataacttgatgcatttttattgattttactcgttaatagttctttgaacttttatttaatctactgattgccttttcttttggatttactacattattcatgcaatagacattatcagagatcccagatgactcataatcctactccgcatgcaactagtcacattaaatagtgtaagatttaaggtaaaccatacatctaaatgagttcctacacaagcacgtaAATTAAGTCCAATTTATACACCTATGCTAATGACTAGAAAGCTCTAAATTGCTAGGTATATTAAAGTCTAGTTAAATGTGCTATGAcaaacataatcgcatacagtttcagtctaagctctaattcagttggaagcatgaacagccacaaatctgtagttaagctaacaattctaactaaccgttcatcttaccaagctaatgttgcttaattatcgtcatcttttgtctacttgcaaagcttataatctcaaaatagttttcagacacttaaaacttgaaatttgcatgaaataagtagtagaaaactcgtttaaaatcaaacaatttgaccaatggtttttcctattccatccccccacacttaaattgtacaacgCCCTCGTTGTACTAGTCATAGAATACAAAGggtaataggaaaaacacgtgaaatttaaagtaaaaaggattaacgaaacttcccgggtcTAAAATTGCATGATAATttgttgaagatggcatttgtaTGGAGAGAGTTGAACATGATGAGCTTCTTGATAACTTCAATCGTCTCCATTCGATGGCGATCCATGGTTgcttctccatcttcttttctttttggtattttttgattttttaattttttttggatttttctgatttttttgtatttttggtgATCTGGTGCACAAAACGGAGTTGTAAACGACGCTGATTGGCGGAAAATGGTTCTGGTGGTGGTGCCAGCGGCACTGGTGAGATACCCAGCTGCACTGGTGGGTGATTTGAGCTGGTAGCGGCGCTCGTGGAGTGGGTAGCGGCGCTGGATCTGCACAGGTGCaggtccagcggcgctggtctgCCCAGATGCagttccagcggcgctggttgtctGACTAGCGGCGCTCGTGGCTCCTGTACTTTTTCCGCAATCTGATTTCTTCAGCGATTTGATGCACaaactcccccacacttagcttttggcCAAGTGCATGGTTTCCTTCAGAATACAAAGCAAAATACTTCTGCACACTTCaatcaatttatcaaaaatggaaaatacgagctaaaacaaaatgaaaaatagaaacATAAAACACGATTGCAATAAGTTACTTGGTCCTTCGATCCTTGAAAGCTTGCGTCTGTGATactttcaacattttcatatcatatcacaaACGACAAAGTTTAAAACAATCACTTAGTTGCAATTAGTCACAattcctaaaaatgaaaaataaaaataaaaatgaaaaattactgCTTGGGTTGCTTCCCAAGAAGCGCTAAGTTTACTAGTCTTCAGCCGGACTCGGTTTTGGAACTAGGTTGAGGAGTACGGGTTAGGCCTAGGGCCAGCAGCCGTTGGTGTTTTGATGTAAAGGTCTGATTTATCCCTAAGGTGTGATTCTATCCTCCTTTTCTTGCTTTCCCAAGCGTAACTTCTAATCTTACATCTAGTTCCAAATGGATTCAGATCACTGATATCCTCCTTGATTATAACTACTTGGTTAAATCCTAAAGTCATGGTCATCTTCTTAGCTTTCACATTAACTGATGATCCTACTGATAGTAAAAACGGTTG includes these proteins:
- the LOC122578989 gene encoding alpha/beta hydrolase domain-containing protein 17B-like — translated: MGGVTSSIAAKFAFFPPTPASYTVESDGSGGFVIPEVPRRDGVDVLKLRTKKGNEIVTVYIKHPKASATLLYSHGNAADLGQMFELFVELSLRLRVNVVGYDYSGYGQSTGKPSECNTYADVDAVYKCLREKYGVKDDQLIVYGQSVGSGPTIDLASRVPDLRGVVLHSPILSGLRVLYPVKRTYWFDIYKNIEKISLVTCPVLVIHGTSDEVVDHSHGKQLWELCKNKYEPLWLTGGGHCNLEFYPEFIRHIKKFVLSLGKSKGTSTSSKTSTADVENQKKASESGTTATVDTFELRPDLPEVSRNSLDSRLEKSKKPNKPEKSRMSVDIFRRRKGLVW
- the LOC122610167 gene encoding delta(7)-sterol-C5(6)-desaturase-like: MKVKEYLGYIGSFGYNMHPRKNRNSYENYLQLFVNESAMANRIVLGTLLPAKIWEPLPHFVQTCLRNYTAGTIVYFITSFLWSFYLYVYKYNVFVTKDAIPSRKAMLLQIYVVMKAMPIYVALPTVSEYMIENGWTRCFSRISDVGWLSYAVNLSVYLVVVEFGNYWIHRELHDIKPLYKYIHATHHIYNNQNTLSPFGGLALHPLDGILQGLPHVISLFLVPMHFTSHIALLFIEAIWAANVHDCVDGKVWPVMGAAYHTIHHTTYHHNYGHYTVWMDWAFGTLRHPAEYETKQM